From Danio rerio strain Tuebingen ecotype United States chromosome 7, GRCz12tu, whole genome shotgun sequence, the proteins below share one genomic window:
- the plekho2 gene encoding pleckstrin homology domain-containing family O member 2 has translation MEDGVKEEPAKPKEVKSAEKAGWLKKSSGKFLSSYKDRYIQLDRTAIAVYENEELTTCLEKLELDNYETCHELKSAFKKKHRLVLIRSPKSGNKVQDVKLQAPTPEEKEAWIKALCEGINKAKNKVFDEVKVDESSTLEHVTRDRPKGNRGRRPPTRIHMKEVANVSNDGMLRLDLDGEVTMLNGTHTLNKEGDKQTETSKPAVTLNNIQEEDAEEEPTPQKKVKPPMPPSKDNKPSESIKEDEPKNEEPAPQKNIVTPPMPPSKKSKPSISLESEADSTDYSESTPSNKGVQPPAPPSKHMKPNQQVTPATATVTTDQKETQEKNEEVDDDAGTKVNGALKEKEDQDKPEEVEILILSKQVMKPQVVMWDSPVVVSKDAEKEAKSAKKVSDITKEVTTTTEPQQLNPAPSSTPESVKKSPGPPAPPKKKPIKAPDKKEDTPHQGDQPVLSDSSNVSLNKVSEQSFKKDDPKLTIPDHKTEPVGDVSSEEMEEKSLDSGQHSGEESETGDQVTPSSTKLKGSSQGLDLETSEDDLEPSDSKAESLEDPSLETPSVTPETSVLSAHPTPNQCSNKSMSRTLPLSPSSKGRSASLGDLLSESTERMESKGKPQGSELKVLQSKVSIEIEKTGELLNAIATGQSEDKEEASPEMLLAAAMEKLRKADQFLKEARSFKDPKGSKRLSL, from the exons GGTGTGAAAGAGGAACCAGCCAAGCCCAAAGAGGTGAAGAGCGCAGAGAAGGCCGGCTGGTTGAAGAAGTCTTCAGGGAAGTTCTTGAGCAGCTACAAGGACAGATACATTCAGCTGGACCGAACCGCCATCGCCGTCTACGAGAATGAG GAATTAACAACATGCCTGGAGAAACTGGAACTGGACAACTACGAGACGTGCCATGAGCTGAAGAGTGCATTCAAGAAGAAACACAGGCTGGTACTAATACGAAGCCCCAAGAGCGGTAACAAG gttcaAGATGTCAAACTTCAGGCACCGACTCCTGAGGAGAAGGAGGCCTGGATCAAGGCGCTGTGTGAAGGAATTAATAAGGCAAAGAACAAAGTTTTTGATGAG GTGAAAGTTGATGAAAGCAGTACTTTAGAGCATGTCACACGGGACCGGCCTAAAGGGAACCGTGGAAGAAGACCACCTACGAGGATACACATGAAGGAG GTTGCAAATGTTTCCAATGATGGAATGTTGAGACTAGACCTTGATGGGGAGGTTACTATGCTCAATGGAACCCATACCTTGAATAAAGAAGGGGATAAACAGACTGAAACTTCTAAACCAGCCGTAACATTGAACAACATCCAGGAGGAGGACGCTGAAGAGGAACCCACACCCCAGAAGAAAGTTAAGCCGCCCATGCCTCCATCAAAAGATAATAAACCCAGTGAAAGCATAAAAGAGGATGAGCCCAAAAACGAGGAGCCTGCACCACAGAAGAACATTGTTACGCCACCGATGCCTCCATCCAAAAAGTCCAAACCTAGCATCTCTCTGGAGTCTGAAGCAGACAGCACCGACTATTCTGAATCAACCCCATCCAACAAGGGCGTCCAGCCTCCAGCTCCACCTTCGAAACATATGAAACCCAACCAACAGGTAACACCAGCCACAGCCACAGTCACAACAGACCAAAAAGAAACCCAAGAGAAAAACGAGGAGGTTGACGATGATGCAGGTACTAAAGTCAATGGAGCTTTAAAGGAGAAAGAGGACCAGGACAAACCAGAAGAAGTCGAAATCTTGATTCTTTCCAAACAAGTCATGAAACCTCAAGTAGTGATGTGGGACTCACCCGTAGTTGTATCAAAAGATGCCGAAAAAGAAGCGAAAAGCGCAAAGAAGGTCTCTGATATTACTAAAGAAGTTACAACCACAACAGAACCACAACAGCTGAATCCAGCTCCAAGTTCAACACCTGAATCTGTTAAAAAGAGTCCCGGGCCTCCTGCTCCACCCAAGAAGAAGCCAATTAAGGCACCAGACAAAAAGGAGGACACTCCCCACCAAGGTGACCAACCGGTCCTTTCGGACTCTTCTAATGTGTCTTTGAATAAGGTCTCGGAGCAGTCTTTCAAAAAGGACGATCCCAAATTGACAATTCCAGATCACAAAACTGAGCCAGTTGGTGATGTTTCAAGTGAAGAAATGGAGGAGAAGTCTTTAGACAGTGGACAGCACTCAGGAGAGGAGTCTGAGACCGGTGACCAAGTTACGCCATCCTCCACAAAGCTCAAAGGAAGCTCCCAGGGATTAGATTTGGAGACCAGCGAGGATGATCTAGAACCATCTGACAGCAAAGCCGAGAGTTTGGAGGACCCATCGTTAGAAACTCCGTCCGTCACCCCAGAGACCTCAGTTCTCAGTGCACATCCAACCCCAAACCAATGCTCCAACAAGTCCATGTCCCGCACTTTGCCTCTCAGTCCCTCCTCCAAGGGTCGTTCTGCATCCCTTGGAGACCTTCTTTCTGAGAGCACCGAGAGAATGGAAAGCAAGGGAAAACCACAAGGAAGTGAGCTCAAGGTCTTACAAAGCAAAGTGTCTATTGAGATTGAAAAGACGGGAGAGCTGCTGAATGCAATCGCGACCGGACAGAGTGAAGACAAGGAGGAAGCAAGCCCAGAGATGCTGCTAGCTGCAGCCATGGAGAAGCTTAGGAAAGCCGATCAGTTCCTAAAGGAAGCCAGAAGCTTTAAAGATCCAAAGGGCAGCAAGAGATTAAGTTTGTAA